Proteins found in one Mytilus edulis chromosome 2, xbMytEdul2.2, whole genome shotgun sequence genomic segment:
- the LOC139510951 gene encoding uncharacterized protein: MEKAISDLNRNKAVDYFGINAENIIHGGKQLQQYLQLLFDKSFEFGCIFDILKIGILFPVYKNKGDIKSAKNYRGITVTPTYSKLIEKIIKIRENPVILKNQNPLQRGFTENTTPLLCELMIEEFERESKDLKLPTYIALLDGKSAFDIFEIEQGVRQGGAISADLYKLYVNPLLNILSGTGLGGHIGDIGCCAPTCADDVAIISNNPMELQMLIDIAANFSKREGYTLQPTKSVVIPISTSTKSIEIDENYWNINKNPMPVVEHSTHIGIQKCQKHSAKLTAEENMKKARRSLYSLMGTGLHGKNGLDPGTAITILYTYVMPILTYGLEILLPSGRILDSIHQFHKKMIKQIRSLAKNTADPAVYILSGSLPMEAELHLKALSLYGNITRADRSTIEWRLAERQLHLKTNQSNSWFIQIKKICLKYDILDCQDFLNNPLGKLQWKSLITKKIHTYRNDKINKESEKYSSLKYISGEYMAKRIHPILTTNTSNCRDIIKLPIRTRFATGNYILQTNRAKFNQNDVSAVCRVCGKEDETISHFLISCAPLETERMSLLKSLREQYIKVLELLNINMHDIDVDFIHVIINPYHLVNYCGTSLTNELCAFINIHIEPAYRTLIYKLHLHRYKLLNLDQKRSRKNNLRS; this comes from the exons ATGGAAAAAGCAATATCTgatttaaatagaaataaagcAGTTGACTACTTTGGCATTAATGCAGAAAACATCATACATGGTGGAAAACAACTTCAACAATATTTAcaattactttttgataaatcaTTTGAATTTGGCTGCATATTTGACATTCTCAAAATTGGAATATTGTTCCCAGTATATAAGAATAAGGGTGATATTAAAAGTGCTAAAAACTACCGTGGTATTACCGTAACTCCAACATACTCCAAGCTTATAGAGAAAATAATCAAGATAAGGGAGAACCCAGTTATCCTGAAAAATCAGAATCCACTCCAAAGAGGATTTACAGAAAACACCACCCCTCTATTATGTGAACTTATGATCGAAGAGTTTGAACGTGAGAGCAAAGATTTAAAACTTCCAACATATATAGCCCTTTTAGATGGTAAATCTGCATTTGAT ATCTTTGAGATAGAACAGGGTGTACGACAGGGTGGAGCCATTAGCGCTGATTTATATAAACTATATGTTAATCCGCTATTGAATATTCTAAGTGGAACAGGACTGGGTGGACATATAGGTGACATTGGATGCTGTGCCCCAACTTGTGCTGATGATGTAGCCATAATTTCAAACAACCCTATGGAACTTCAAATGTTGATAGACATTGCTGCCAACTTCAGTAAGAGAGAGGGCTACACGTTGCAACCAACAAAAAGTGTAGTCATACCAATTAGTACCTCTACTAAATCTATTGAAATCGATGAAAACTATTGGAACATCAATAAAAATCCGATGCCAGTTGTAGAACATTCCACACACATTGgaatacaaaaatgtcaaaaacattctGCAAAACTTACTGCTGAGGAGAACATGAAAAAAGCAAGACGATCACTTTATAGTCTTATGGGTACAGGTCTACATGGAAAGAATGGTTTGGATCCTGGAACAGCTATAACGATCCTATATACTTATGTCATGCCTATTTTAACCTATGGCCTTGAAATCTTACTTCCATCTGGCCGTATTTTGGATTCTATACATCAATTCCAtaagaaaatgataaaacaaatacgGTCATTAGCCAAAAATACAGCTGATCCTGCGGTATACATTTTAAGTGGATCTCTACCTATGGAGGCTGAACTACATCTCAAAGCATTATCTCTATACGGAAATATTACAAGAGCAGATAGATCTACCATTGAATGGAGACTAGCAGAAAGACAACTACATTTAAAGACAAACCAAAGTAATAGTTGGTTCATCCAAATCaagaaaatatgtttgaaatatgaCATTTTGGACTGTCAGGATTTTTTAAATAACCCTTTAGGAAAATTGCAATGGAAAAGTTTAATCACCAAAAAAATACATACCTATAGGAATGACAAAATTAATAAAGAATCAGAGAAATACTCCAGCTTAAAATACATATCTGGTGAATATATGGCAAAAAGAATACATCCAATTCTTACAACAAATACATCAAATTGTAGAGACATAATCAAATTACCCATTAGGACCAGATTTGCAACTGGCAATTACATCTTACAGACAAATAgagcaaaatttaaccaaaatgatGTATCTGCCGTCTGCAGAGTTTGCGGTAAAGAGGATGAAACCATTTCACATTTTCTGATTTCATGTGCACCTTTAGAAACTGAAAGAATGTCTCTTTTGAAATCTCTCCGAGAACAATATATCAAAGTGCTAGAACTACTAAACATTAATATGCATGATATAGATGTAGACTTCATCCATGTTATTATCAATCCATATCATCTAGTAAATTATTGTGGTACCTCTCTAACTAATGAACTTTGTGCTTTTATTAACATCCATATAGAGCCTGCTTATAGAACATTAATATATAAGCTTCATTTACACAGATACAAACTTTTAAATTTAGATCAGAAAAGatctagaaaaaataatttaagatctTAG
- the LOC139510952 gene encoding GATA zinc finger domain-containing protein 14-like, producing the protein MTFHNQCLDKTTDQCFSCIGIEDQDTVINSVNSHQTVVKQTSHNLQNLDINNSGPTPNLITSVSSAKNAANLDKQSDHNTINTQNEIQTSSKMKELRTLELKLKKKEEQLKIKEAMLNEDMKEKTKIMDRLHKAEIRNIELENTIKTLQTRIEQIPINSVVNNSNPTNSQSKIKEEEDELIIGMRKRVTKFVLNKIDKELNKLESNSDHSEHNTETSSNPQYNYERQNYSDNYWNYNNGYSGQYRDTQPYYNYHHNWQQGHNEDSSSYQNTEITHNICTDNLIEIQPTNVHSSTINSKPVNTQHTTYCDKNKLPKFNCNLEKVNRNSQNSEKHTNQSQTQNSEHYFSTIEQPLYFHPTPQQTHFLQLASLNPSRYKEPNL; encoded by the coding sequence ATGACATTTCATAATCAATGTTTAGATAAAACAACCGACCAATGTTTCTCATGTATTGGAATTGAGGACCAAGATACCGTCATAAACTCAGTAAATTCTCATCAAACTGTAGTGAAACAAACATCTCACAATCTTCAAAATTTAGACATCAACAATTCTGGTCCTACACCAAATTTGATAACATCTGTAAGCTCTGCCAAAAACGCGGCCAATTTAGATAAACAGTCAGATCATAACACTATCAACACtcaaaatgaaatacaaacatcAAGTAAGATGAAAGAATTAAGAACTCtagaactaaaattgaaaaagaaagaggagcaattaaaaataaaggaaGCAATGCTCAACGAagatatgaaagaaaaaacaaagatTATGGATAGATTACATAAAGctgaaataagaaacattgagCTCGAAAATACAATCAAAACTTTACAGACTAGAATTGAGCAAATACCTATAAATTCAGTAGTAAACAACTCTAATCCAACAAATTCTCAATCTAAAATTAAAGAGGAGGAAGATGAACTGATTATTGGCATGAGAAAAAGGGTTACAAAATTTGTACTTAATAAAATCGACAAAGAATTGAACAAATTAGAATCAAACAGTGATCATTCAGAACACAATACTGAAACGAGTTCTAATCCTCAATACAATTATGAAAGACAAAACTACTCTGATAATTATTGGAATTACAACAATGGCTATTCAGGACAGTATAGAGATACTCAACCTTATTATAACTATCATCATAATTGGCAACAAGGACACAATGAAGACTCTTCGTCGTACCAAAATACAGAGATTACTCACAACATCTGTACAGACAATCTTATTGAGATACAACCTACAAATGTTCACTCGTCTACAATAAACTCAAAACCTGTGAATACTCAGCACACAACGTATTGTGACAAAAACAAGCTGCCAAAGTTCAATTGCAACTTAGAGAAAGTGAATAGAAATTCTCAGAATAGTGAAAAGCATACAAACCAATCGCAAACTCAAAATTCTGAACATTATTTTTCTACCATTGAACAGCCACTATATTTTCATCCAACTCCTCAACAAACTCATTTTTTACAACTGGCCAGCCTCAACCCCAGCAGATACAAAGAACCGAACTTGTAA